Part of the Vitis vinifera cultivar Pinot Noir 40024 chromosome 13, ASM3070453v1 genome is shown below.
CACTTTCATGCTGAATATTGTAAAATGGGGTAAATTGGATGAATGTTTAAGTTGAAGACGAAGAATATTCGCCAAGGATGCACAAAGGACTGATTCCTCATAGTGCCTGCCGTTGGACATACACAAATTCTTTGGGTGAAGCACACGGAACACTTTTTGGGGTCCGAAAGTCGACCTGGTCAATAGAATATCAGCACCAATCACGGCTATCTACATAGATAACCACCAATTTTCTAGTCCGGAACTCGCTCGATGTTGATTGATAGAGAAAGAGGGAGTCATAGTTGTTTGAATATCGGACACCAAGTGcacatttcttttcctcttttcttgGTTAAATTTATCCAACCAAAAATAAGAAGATATATCGCCAAAAATAACAACGGAGATACATCAATTACTAGCCACTATTTTTTGAACACATTCATTTGAGAACACATCTAGGTGAGGAGGAGAAACACATCTAAACACAAACATAATTAAAGATTTGTACCTAGTCGATTACAAAGGTTTAGAACATGAAAGTTGAAGCAAGGCATGGACACAATACAAAGAAGACTGCAAACAACAATTATAGAACAAGAACAATACCGAGGGAGCGAGCCAGCATTGGACCCTGAATCAGGACTGCATGGCCAACATCGAAACAGAGTCAAGCTCATGACCATGCACCCTCAACCGATAGATGCAAGTATGAGAAGGGCTTCCATGGTTAGATGCGAAGTCAAACCTGACCATATCCACAAGACCAGAGCCCACCAAGTCCAATACATTAAAGGTCTGAGCATTACTCTTCTCAAGGTCGTAACTAAACTCTGCCAAAAGAAACATACTTCCGGTTTCAGCTGCTATATCAGTGTCATGTCCCTGATGCCATCCATAAACCCGACAGTCCTTGGGAGCACTTGACCTGTCGTATGCGACCATCTGCTCGTGTTAAAATCAAAGTTATACTTCAGCCTTCAGTCCAAGTAGATATTTGAAGAAACACAGAATAACTAAAATTACACTaggcaaaaaaaattaaataaacacaTAAGAACCGGAACTAAAACTGATGTTGCCATTCACTTATAAGTAATAAATTCAACACTGATGAGCATTCAATAGTGATGGATGAAAGGATTAGTGTAAACCTAAGACTTGAAGATAGTCAATACCTCCAACATTACACCAACTTAAAATGCAAACATAGTTTGTGATATCAATGGCTAAGAGCAGAATTTGTTCATAAAAAGGGATCTGATTTTTCTGGGCTGCAGGTTTCTGTCTAGTCTGTTCAGAGCAACAGAATTTTAAGACTATTTGTTTGATTGCCTTCCCTATACAATCATAAGTTGTTTTAAAAGGTCCTATTTGGAGCACTGTTTTGATTGTCTAAAGAGATTGGTCCAGACAAGCATTTTACCAGAAGTTACAACTGCAATAGAAGAGTCCGGAGTCAATTGCAGACAGGTGTTTTGTCTTGACATAGATATCAGTACTTTGAAGTTTCCCTATTTTAGGTGAATAATAGTTGATTGCTTGAGGGTCCAAGAAAACCATTATGGCAACCATCTCTAAAAATGTAGGTAAACTTCCTGATTTGCCATCCTATGTTGGCTGTAGTCTGGCTGAGGATTACATTTTGTAGTGAGGAATGAGGATTGGTCCAGGTGAGGAAGAGGGCATACAAGAAGACCAATCACCCAGTCTTACATGCAAGTTAACAGTCACTTGCAGGCACAGTGGAAGATACTGCCTAGTGCCTATTCATTTCCATGACAGTAAAGAATAATAGGGTTGGCAATACTTGCCTCATAAAGAGACAGAAGCTAATTAAGGAGAAGAATCAAGATCCTCCCAAATTCAAACCCAGTTTTTTGAAAGGAGTTAACCTCAAAGGATGCTAAGATGGAATAAGAGGATGTTTCAGAAAGGAAAATATTCAGATAGATTAGGTCTTTTTCTGAACAATTCTGAGAGGAGTTTCACAATGACAGACAATGAACTAGGGTTGAATTCAGGCTTCGGAGTGGTGACAATCTTTCATAACATGGACACAATGAGAAATCTCTGTTTGTTGAGCCTGGCTTGACAGGTGTTGGGCTGGAGACCCTGAAAGACTGGGTTGAGGCAAGGATTATTTAGGGTTCAGTATTGACAGGCTAAATGTGGTTCTGCTGAAGTGCAGTTCTTAGGGGCACATAGTTTCAGGGGTGATATTGCCAGATGGAATGCATGTATAGTCTGGTTAGTTGATCTAATGAAGATTGAGTGGTGTCTTATGTTCAAAATTCTTTGAAGATCGTTGTGAAGGCTCCTTTCTAGAAAAGCTGGCTTCTCATTATTGGACCATTCAGGAAATCTTTCTAATTTGGTGCAGCATGTTAATCAGAGGGAGATAACTGTCGGGTGATGTCCAAGGCATAGATTTTTGGCCACTTTGTTCAGAGGTCAACATGTGGAAGATTTTTGTCATGGGAGAACATAATTCAGACACATTCAGCACATCTAAATCTGCATCAGATCAGAGCCCCATTTTGCAGGAAAGGAGGCTTAAGGAGAAGAAATTGTGAATTAAGGTTCAGCAGAATGGGTGAAGGAGTAAGTGTTTGTGGCAAACGTAAAGAGTTCGAGGGAAAGCCACACAATTGGTAGCTCAACTTGAGAATAGCAAGGAAAATAAATGCAATAAAGgatcttaaaatataaaatataaacaaagaaGTGCTCAGGAATGTAGAAGTTGAAGAGCAAATTCTCTGGAGGAAATAGAGGGAAATGGGTTTGTCGGGGGAACCTGGCGGGGGCGCAAGGGGAAGTGAGGAAACAGATGAAGACAGGAGATTGGCAAAGATGGAAGAAACTAGAGAATAGGGAGACTAAGGTGGTGTCAAGCCTGAAAACAGAAGGTTCTCACTTCCAAtcattggaaaaaataaaaccatgcaTTTTCTTGGAAAAATTCTCACTTCCAATAGGTAGACAGGCACTTACAAGGTGATTATTTATCCCTATAATGTATATTAAATGGAGGCCTTTAGAAGATCGATGGGCAGGACAGTGGAAGAGGTTGCACCAGGTTGCACACACCTCCTGATGGGCTTGGAGGCAGTGCTGAGTCTGGAggccaattttaaaaatagtgcaCTTAACTCTGTTAGGGAAATGGGGAAAGTCCACAGTCTGAATGCAATGTTGGGATGCAAGTTGGAGGCCTTTCTTTCTACTAACTTGGGCCTTCCATTGAGGTTCCCCACAAGGTAAATGCACTCTGGGAAATAATAGcagaaagatttgaaaaaagaaaaaaagaaaggaaaaaacattaGCAGAATAAAAGATGCATTATCTATTTCTTAGCCTATTAAAAATTACTGAATTTAACACTGGCATATTTCATATTAGTTTGTCCATTATTAGTGAAGTGGTTGGAGAGGTGGCAAAGTGATTTTGCCATAAGGTGGAGGACGAAATGTAAGACATGTCTGGTGAACTCTGTTGTTTGTTTTCAACAAGTGAGAGAGGCTTTGGTAATAGGAATCCAAAGGGGCTAAATAAGGTCCTCTAAGGAAAATGGCTATATGGAGGTTTACCATTAGAAAGGATAGTTTGCAAGGAGAATAGTATCAAAGAAGTACGAGGGAGAGAGACTTGTATTCTGGTGAAGGGGCTCTTCTGAAGTGGGGCTTTAGAAAAAGGATAACGAGGGATGGCAGAGTTCTCTAAGTGTGAATTCTATCTAGAATGGGGTGGGTACAAAGCAACATTGGGACATTATGTGTCCTGTGAGGAGATTTTTTCAAGTGATATTTTTGTGGAAGATAGAGAAGCGCTAAGATGGCTGATTATTGGGTGTGAAGGGAGACAGCAGAGCATTGGAGCCCAAGGTTGATTAAGGACCTCCAAGACTGTAAAGTGGAGGACTCGAATTTCTCCTCTGaacatacataaataaatacatgTGTGTGTGTTGATGGGTATGAAGGGAGATAGCAGAGCCCAAGGTTCATAAAGGACTACCAATGGAGCAACTGAATTCATTTTTGGaccataaatatatacaaataggTATGtgtttctctctatatatgttgGAGCCAAAGGTTCATTAGGGATTTACAAGACTGGGAAGTGGAGGAATTGAATTTCCTTTTGGAGTCTCCAACCCTACATACATACATGTTGATTCCCAAGTGTCATTAGCAAGTTCCAATGGAGGGATTGAATTCCTTTTTATACTAtacatatatacacatatacatgtatttgtatatattaaagGTCCAGACAGAGATTCAATCCCTCCATTCAAAGTCCCTAACGAACCTTCAGCATTAACACACACAGAATCACATATATTCTAGAACTAAGTGATTTTAACAATTAACCAGATCACAaggagataaaataaaaataaaaaataaaaaataaaaaataaaaacccctTCATAAGTATAGAATCAATCATGTACTACTAGAATATTTGGTGACCTAACCCTATTGGTAAAGAACTTTCATGTTATTTGAAGCCACTTGGTGCTTCCAAAAACCAATCAGTAGGTATGTTATATATGTCGTAACCCCATGTATCCTCTTTGAGCCCACTAGCCCGGATGGCTTTAAAACATGTCAGCACATATGAAATGAATCACTCCCCAAGGTATGTAGGATATCACATTCTCCATCCAATGCACAGATGACATTTTCATCAATACCCATGGTGTTTATGGGTCATGTAGGAACCCTAAGATGGTTAtctataatcaaataaaatgggCTAAGGTTTTAATCTTTTAGGATTTGAAAAGgagaataagaataaaattatatcaaagaaaaaaataaataaaagataggaaacaaaaagataaagaagaaaTCAAGAAATATAGAAAACCTTAAGAGCCTCACTACAATCTTCTAGAAGTCTTACCTAGAAGAAAAGCAATGGAGTTTTATCATTGAAAATTGCAAAATATGCAAAAACCTAACATTATTCATCATCAATAATTAATCCTGTTTTACATCAATTTATCTTTTTACAAGCTTTAGAAAACGCTGAAAACtgaataaaactataaaaaagtAAGCCTAACCTACGTAgcaatttattaaaagaaatcctTTCCTAGGACATTAaatcttctaaaaaaattaaaagaaaacaaaaactttacTTTTTAGAATAGAGAGAGAGTTTTCATAATAAAAGTTTCTAATCAAGAAGACTTTTAGATTTTAAGGATTCAAATACCCTGAATCGCTCTTTTGGcacttttttttaacatatcatCTTCTTGatctatcaaaaaaaacaaaaggatttTAAGGACTCAAAgagaaattttacaaaatacTAGTTTGTTCCCTTAAAATTTTGTATCCTGAAGTTTTTTTCTAGTCTTGAAATAGTTTATGTGTCATCATGCTCCATTTCCAGTGAGTAATAAAAAAacagaaattcaaattccattttCCATTGTTCACAGTGATGTATGGGGGTCTATCCCATGTTAATTTTCATTCTGGCTTTAAATGTTTCATAAGCTTGATTGCAAACAAAGATCTAAGTCTTTTAATCAGATAATGGGAGAGAGTACTTCAATAATATCTTGGTGacttattttcttgaaaatgggATTATATACCTTTCCTTGTGCATAGCACACTCCAATGAAAAATAGGTATGTGATATAAGTTGCTAGAGCTTTAATGTTTACCCGCAATGTCCTAGAAATTTATTAAGAGTTATGTTGTCTTAATTGTTGAATGTTTAATAAACCACATGCCTTCGAAGACCCTCAAATTCAGGTCCTAAAAAGCCTTGTCTCCTAATGTCAACATATTTGGATTGCTTCCTCTTAAGATCTTTGGATGTTTATCTTTTGTTCATCTCCAAAGTGGAGAACAATCAAAACTTGATCCTAGAGCTCTCAGGTGCATTTGCcaggttattttttatttttattttttataattaagcacgaaatatattatcaaaaggcaaaaggccacaaagcatacagggagtatacccAGTAGTCTAAACCTCAAAGagcaaaaagagaaaacaaacaGCCTCACCAACCCTAAAGTGGACGTtaaccactccaaaaagcctataagaGAAGAGGAttcctctccaatatacaccctagcccaactctacaagttacaaacaaaagaatttttgagtttctttaTAGCTAAGgacccccccctaaaagctaatctattcatttccttccaaaccatccaaagaTACACAACAGAATggaattccaaatctttttccttttttttcccacaaaagggccctCAAACTAAATAACACATCTTTAACTGTTtctgggaacacccactgaATACCAAACAAGGCAAGGACGATCTCCCAGAGGACCCtgaccactatacagtgtaaaaaaatatgatttacagtttcttcttcacaaccacataaAAAACAGCAATTAGGGAGCTGCCACCCTCGTTTTTGAAGCTTATCTAGGGTAAGAATCTTCCCCCACatggcctcccaagcaaaaaaggcaactttggttgggactttatccacccaaatgcactTTTTTGGGAAGGCAAATTCGTTTAGAGCAATCAGCAAGTTATAAGCTTCCTTAACCCCAAATTTTCCATTATCCCCACCCTTCCAAAAAACCGATTCCTCCTCAGAAGATATCCTGAACCTCAACATAGTAAGCAAGTCTCCTATCAAATCTAGCTCCCAGTCATTGAAGCCTCTAGAGAATCTTAGGTTCCAACCTCCCTGACCAAAATTCGAGTCCCACACTTCATTCACCGTTGCATTCCTATGGACCGCCAAGGCGTATAACTGGGGAAAACTTTGGGATAGCGTTGCGTTGCCACACCAACGATCAGTCCAGAAGTTGACTTTAGTCCCTTTACCCACTTTAAACTCTAAATTTTCCCAACACCAGTTTgtctccttcaaaatctccttccaaacccccattCCAAACATCCCACTAGCCTCAttagtcctccacccaaaaCCCTCTTGGCCATACTTCACCAAaatcaccttcttccaaagaTTGTCCTTTTCGTGGGCAAATCTCCATATCCATTTACCAAGCAAGGCCTTGTTCAAAAGATCAAGCTTCCTTATGCCTAGACCACCCTTCTCCTTTTAAGTACACACCACCTCCCACTTGATTAAGTGGACTTTCCTCTCCAAATTTCCCCCTCCTCAAAGgaagtctctttgtaatttttctagTCTTCTTGCAACAATCTTGGGCATTCAAAAGAGGGACAGTTGGTAGAGAGGCATGTCGGCCATCATGCTCTTAATGGGGGTGATTCTCCcgcctttggaaatatattgtcttttccaaagagATAATTTTctcctcattctctcttccaccccatcccacatagaaggGGCCTTGTGATGGGCTCCTAAGGGCAGCCCCAAGTAAGAAGAGGGCAAAGACCCCACCTTACACCCTAACTCCGCTGCcatttcctcaatctcttccacCTCACCAACTGGAATAATTTCGCTTTTAGCCAAGTTGATTCTTAAGCCGGACACAGCctcaaaccaaaccaaaatcCAGCTTAAATAGGTTAGATGCTCTTTCTTTGCTTCATAGAAGACaattgtatcatcagcaaaaagCAAATGGGAAATATTCATCTCCGTCCTTCCTCTTCCCCGAATTCTACATCTTGATATAAAACCCCCATCAACAGCCCTTCTTATGAGAGCACTcagcacttccattcccaaaatAAAAAGGTAAGGAGATAGAAGATCTCCTTGACGCAGCCCCTTGGAGCTCGAAAAGAACCCTACTGGCACCCCATTAACCAAAACAGAGAATTTAGCTGTTGAAATACATCTCCATATCCACTCCATCCACCGAGCCCCAAAGCCCATCTTATGCATAACCCTCATTAGAAAGTTCCAGTTGATgctatcataggctttttcaatatccaatttacagatcaaccctttctctttttgtttttgccaagagtcaatcacctcattagctataAGCGAAGCATCTAAGATCTGTCTGCCCATCACAAAAGCAATTTAATCCAAGATCTGTCTGGATTTGCCAAGTTATTCTCCTACTCAAGGAATTCAAATGTTTTCATCCTTCGATAGAGAAAGAATTTGTAACCATGGATGTCAAATTCTTTGAAGAACTTGCATGTTTTTCTAGGAATGATCCCCAGGGGGGAGGGAAAACAAGTGATATGGAAGATCTGTCTTGCTTCCCATGTCAGTCAAGTCTAGTTTATCCAGTACCAAATGTCATTCCAAATGATCCTACAAttgcttttcctttttgttacAGCAATTTGAAACACCACATATTCCAAGAGGGTGGTCTCTTAAAACATAAGGCCTCCAAAAACCTCTCTTAAAAGGAAAGTGATCATTTGAGTctcattattttaattcaatacTCAAGGAAAAGCTAATCCACAACATTATACATGCAGCATTAATtgttaaaatttcaatatatcCTAATCATGCGAAAATTCCATATGCTAGAATGCCATATCTTATAGGTTCAATTTTAAACCTTGATCCTAGGGTTCAGCTATAGGGGAAAGCAACAAGTAGcttgagaaaagagaaaaaaaaacaattaacaaaTTCTAATGAAGCAACTGTATTAGTTCATTGTGCAAACTTCATTCTCCCCCTCCCCAAAAGAACCCcaaccaaaacaaaataaaatgaaaggaattaAATCCTCTTCTCTAATCCTATATTGTTGGTACAGATTTGGACTCTTAGATAAACTTGTTATTATAACTCTCTTCTAAAGGTTTTTTAAGttctttcttctcattttcagcACATGGCATGCTTATATCTGTTTCCAAATCTGTTTGGGAACATGTtctatataaatcaattttaaataaacattgtAATACCACCAAAGTTCAACAAACAGCACCAAGTTTGTGAATCATATGAAATACTCTAATAATCTAATCCTCTTCTCTAATCCTATATTGTTTGTACAAATTTGGACTCTTAGATAAACTTGTTATTATAAGTCTCTTCTAAAGGTTTTCTAAGttctttcttctcattttcagcATATGGCATGCTTAGATCTGTTTCCAAATCTGTCTGGGAAAATGTTCCACATAAATCAATTTTCATAAACATTGTAATACCACCAAAGGTCAACGAACAGCACCAAGTTTGTAAATCATATGAAATACTCTAATAATCTATAACTTTGATTATTATTACTCAaataatgaaacactgtccctCTCTTATGATTTCTGTTGGTGAGACTCCAAGTATCATCAATTATGAGTACTATTaattgtttctaatttttaaaactaacaaGGTTTCCTTCTTAAAACTCCAAAATATATTCCACCTCCATCTCCTACATCAATTTCTcagttttatttaattctttagACTTAACTGACCATCCtaacttcaatttttataaatatagcCAGATGTATCAACCTTCAAAAGACAGCTTCCTGgaaattctaaaatttcacCTGATTGATTTCCTTCCATCACCTATTAATCTGTTTCATACTTCAGAAAGAAGTTTCAAGAACTTTCTAGAAACACTTGGGACTCAGCCAGCAGATCTACCACATATGTTGAGGATCATTGGCAAATATGATCACATAGATAACATGATTGACTCATAAATGATGCAAGAGTAAATCCCATATATAGTTCTCgctctttttttggttttttgattactttgtatacatcgtgtatactCCTTTTTTACTCTAATACATTtacacttatcaaaaaaaaaagtgtaaatcCCATGCACAAGTAATGCTGCATTATGCAACTCTATTTTCCACATCCATGGCAGGAAATGTTTTTGCTTGTCATATGCAATCCACCTGATCTTAGAACAGAGAACTAGGTTTTATAAAAGATACTATAAATTTCTCTATCTATATTTGAGGTTCCCCTTACATCTCTAAGTACTCATCCCAGTCCTATATAACTATCACATGTTAGCAAGGGATTTAATCATTGGAATTGCTGCCAATAACAATATCAGTGAAGAAGCCACAAACATCTTGTAGTCAAACATGAAATCTATTACAACCATACTTGCAGTGCATAACTTTGATATTTCGTTAAGATCATGTGAATTGTGAGAGTGCACAATATGTTTAATACTTAAACCATCCATCTGCTTCATAAATGCCAAGCAAGGATATGAAACCCCCAATATAATACACACATGTCAATCAACAGTTTGTAAACAGAAGATACCAAACAAATAGGATTGCTAATGTCATAACATAAAAGAGCAGAAACATCACCTTGTCAACATGCTCCAAAGTAATAGCTTCTGGAATAATAGTTGTCCTCAGCCTAATCTGAACGAATCCACTGTCCCCTTTCAGAGGAAAACACTGACCAGGCTCTCCAAAACTCGGTTTCAGCATCTTCTCTGAATCCCTATGAACCCCAGTTAGACTTGTCTTTGGAAACCAACCACTTCCCTTTCCAAGAATATATGGTTCTGAATGCCTAACAACCATGGCCCCACTAGAACTCAGTGCATAGTCGACCCTACCAAGCCCATCAGCAGCATGCCTCTCGATTTCTTTCTCAACTATTTCTCTGGCAATCCCCCTAATCTCGTCCAAACTCATTTCCCTGTCTCCATAATCAGCACTCTTAGCATTCTTCAACTCATCAAATATTTTGTCGAAATCTTCTTTCCTCAAGAATTCCATTGCCCCCAACTCGCCTAACTTCTTCTCCAAAGTCTCACTCTTGGAATCCAATTTTTCCAAGTGGTTATTAAAATCGCCAGccttttcttcaattttcttactCAACTCTCTTCTCAGACCCCCAACCTCACTCTCAATCTTCCTATCCACAACCTCCACCTGAACCTGCATCATTTTCGTTGTAGTTTTCAAAAAAGATTCCACTTCAGCAATCCGCCGCTCAAAATCCGGAACCGCCACCAAGGAACCTCCCGAAGAATCCGCAGATTTCAATGCCAATTTCCGAATCATCTGTACCAGTCCAAGAATCACAACCAAGAGTACCAAATTCTTAGTGAATATACTAACTGCAGTTACCCACCGAGGCCTCTCCGACTTGGAAACGACTTTTCTGGTACGGCGAGGCTCGGTGGCGGCGTTGGCGGAGGTTTTCTTGATCTGCACCACCTCTTTCGATCTCTCAAGAATTGTTTCTCCCCTGATTGAATGGCTCAGGTCCTTGCCTCCGCCTCCGGTGAGTTTATCCTCTCCGGCAATGCCATTGAACTGAGAAACGCCGGCATCGCCGGACAGCAATTCAATGTTGGGCTTCTTCTCACCGATGACGACGGGCCTCCGCCTCGCCGCCGTATTCGCAGTGATGGAAACCGTCGAAGCGGACATGACCGGAGCAAGAATACGAATTCAAAGGGGGTTTGGCGGGAAGAAAACGAAACCCTAAGTTATCGggaaacagaaaagaaaatacGAGAAAGGAAAAAGGTGCCCGGGATTTGTAATAGCGATGGATTGGAAGGATTGAGAGAGATTTGATTCGAGAGAGACTAGGATCCACAACGATTGGAGATTGCGATAACCGACGCGCCGTTTGGATTTGAATCTGCTGTTTGGTTATTGCTCTTAATCCAGACTAGGGTTAGGTTCTCTCCAGGTACCAAACATGGGTTCTTTGAATGTTGTGTCGTTCATGTATTCCAAATTCCAAATTGGTGCAAAAGGAAATGGAAGGTTCGAATGTTTTTAGTTTCGAAAATAGAAACTACCATCAATTCTAATGCTCTAGATTCTTATAtcttttcttattaaaattagtaattaaaaaatattctaaatttttttttatcattatattattcatcccacaagaaaaaaaatctcaattttcaaattcaaaaagaaaactcaccaaaaaaACTATACaagtttaaaaacaatttttaaattaaattttgaaaaaataacaataacaaaaaaagaCATTCTTGAGAGAGTATTGACCACTCATTTCATTGTTCGATGACAATCAAGTTGAATGTCCAACTGGTGAAAATAActtctacttattttttaaaaattgttctttatttcactttgtctttaaaaattatttttagaaaacaacaaccaaacaatgttatatatttttttaaacaattttttgtttttaaaaatgaaaaaatatttttaaatcacacagaCTCTtagttttcttaaaatttaacttttataaaCTTTGTATTCTTTTAGCATGTTACACtgtttattttgatgatataaCCCCACTAAGACTATGTAACTTAGATTACTTCTATTAATGATGTTCAAATTAGTATATGaatgtaaattttaaaactataacattttaaattatatatataagctatcattcctcatttcttgTGATCAATGTCACTCTAGTATCCTTTTCATAGTTCCATGTTTTTCATAAATCTTGATTTTCATTAGTAAgctaatattaaaataatcaaaataaaatgtaaCTTATTAATACATTCATTATGTCCACAAACATAAATAATATGTTTAAATATGGTTAAATAAGTTGGAAAAACAATATCATTTTACCTTAATATGTCGCATGGACTCCAAAATTATCTCATCACGAACATACCATTTCATATTCTCAACTTTCtctgatataaaatatttctctaTAGGTTAAACATGCACATAATAAATTGAAAAGTATAGGGCCTATa
Proteins encoded:
- the LOC100244053 gene encoding SUN domain-containing protein 1, coding for MSASTVSITANTAARRRPVVIGEKKPNIELLSGDAGVSQFNGIAGEDKLTGGGGKDLSHSIRGETILERSKEVVQIKKTSANAATEPRRTRKVVSKSERPRWVTAVSIFTKNLVLLVVILGLVQMIRKLALKSADSSGGSLVAVPDFERRIAEVESFLKTTTKMMQVQVEVVDRKIESEVGGLRRELSKKIEEKAGDFNNHLEKLDSKSETLEKKLGELGAMEFLRKEDFDKIFDELKNAKSADYGDREMSLDEIRGIAREIVEKEIERHAADGLGRVDYALSSSGAMVVRHSEPYILGKGSGWFPKTSLTGVHRDSEKMLKPSFGEPGQCFPLKGDSGFVQIRLRTTIIPEAITLEHVDKMVAYDRSSAPKDCRVYGWHQGHDTDIAAETGSMFLLAEFSYDLEKSNAQTFNVLDLVGSGLVDMVRFDFASNHGSPSHTCIYRLRVHGHELDSVSMLAMQS